Proteins from a genomic interval of Maylandia zebra isolate NMK-2024a linkage group LG15, Mzebra_GT3a, whole genome shotgun sequence:
- the LOC101472892 gene encoding uncharacterized protein LOC101472892: MAVQSRWIKMAVPFILILQFTGALSGDLPLSFTVRDGDNVTLPCKNVINNHHNCDTTTWLFTDSRGTPAVELINLGQIKEKAKSDRLSVTAECSLVIKKVTAEDVGRYTCRQFRGNPGRQQGPDAVVSLSVVSMTEHKKADEVTLNCSVWTYERCKHKVKWIHISEALDRDYSNLKTSESSCSAAVTFLNDAYTHISTYDFNCSVTTEKKKEQLFTFSTQSSGKEAVTAKSSTTTSATITSATTTSATTTSATTLYAPSIPGADQVWLYILVVVILVAVLIVAVKLICLKRLKGNKIEANGNAGLTSNPAVTKCAPETSQETVDPEDGVSYASITYANKTHNKNKIRGKNDSDEGETVTYATVKASSTDASSLYATIK, from the exons ATGGCGGTTCAATCTAGATGGATTAAAATGGCTGTGCCTTTTATACTCATACTGCAGTTTACAG GAGCACTAAGTGGAGATCTTCCGCTCTCCTTCACTGTCAGAGATGGCGATAATGTCACTTTGCCTTGTAAAAACGTGATCAACAATCATCACAACTGTGACACTACCACCTGGCTCTTCACTGATTCAAGAGGCACACCAGCAGTAGAGCTGATTAATCTTGgacaaatcaaagaaaaagcCAAATCAGACAGACTGAGTGTTACAGCAGAATGCTCACTGGTTATAAAGAAGGTCACAGCTGAGGATGTTGGTCGTTACACCTGCAGACAGTTTAGAGGCAATCCAGGGAGACAGCAAGGTCCAGATGCTGTGGTTTCTCTGTCTGTTGTTAGCA TGACTGAACACAAGAAAGCTGATGAGGTGACTTTAAACTGCTCTGTGTGGACATATGAACGgtgcaaacacaaagtgaagtGGATCCATATCAGTGAAGCTCTGGATAGAGATtactcaaatttaaaaacatcGGAGTcttcctgctctgctgctgtGACTTTTCTGAATGATGCATACACTCATATATCAACTTATGACTTTAACTGTAGcgtaacaacagaaaaaaaaaaagagcagctttTTACCTTCAGCACTCAGTCATCAG gTAAAGAAGCAGTAACAGCAAAAtcatcaacaacaacatcagcaaCAATAACAtcagcaacaacaacatcagcaacaacaacatcagcaaCAACATTATACGCACCTAGTATCCCAG GTGCAGATCAGGTGTGGCTGTACATCCTTGTGGTTGTCATTTTAGTTGCAGTTTTAATTGTGGCTGTGAAACTAATCTGTTTGAAGAGACTCAAAG GGAACAAAATAGAAGCAAATGGAAATGCT GGCCTGACCTCAAACCCTGCAGTCACTAAGTGTGCACCAGAAACCAGCCAGGAAACA GTGGATCCAGAAGATGGTGTTTCCTACGCCTCCATCACCTATGCCAACAAGacccacaataaaaacaaa ATTCGGGGTAAAAATGACAGTGATGAAGGTGAGACAGTTACCTACGCCACTGTTAAAGCTTCCTCCACGGATGCCAGCAGCCTCTATGCTACCATCAAGTAA
- the btbd9 gene encoding BTB/POZ domain-containing protein 9, with amino-acid sequence MSNSHPLRPLASVSEIDHIHLLSEQLGALVLGEEYSDVTFIVEGKRFPAHRVILAARCHYFRALLYGGMKESQPQAEVCLEETRAEAFSMLLNYLYTGRASLSSAREEVLLDFLGLAHRYGLQPLEDSTSDFLRTILHTNNVCLVFDVASLYSLSALTAACCTYMDRHAPEVLNSEGFLTLSKNALLTVVRRDSFAASEKEIFQALCRWCRQHEDGEHTYEVMSAVRLPLMTLTEMLNVVRPSSLVSPDDLLDAIKARSESRNMDLNYRGMLIPEENIATMKYGAQVVKGELKSALLDGDTQNYDLDHGFSRHPIEEDGRAGIQVKLGQPSIINHIRLLLWDRDSRSYSYYIEVSMDELDWVRVVDHSKYLCRSWQNLYFAPRVCRYVRIVGTHNTVNKVFHLVAFECMFTNRSFTLENGLVVPSENVATIAACASVIEGVSRSRNALLNGDTRNYDWDSGYTCHQLGSGAIVIQLAQPYSIGSLRLLLWDCDERSYSYYIEVSTNQQQWTKVIDRTRVACRSWQTLKFDKQPASFIRIVGTHNTANEVFHCVHFECPAQLDTEVSEGSPGLDSSDSGATTQQQQQQRPQRPSRTHSLLPTQPSSSSSSSSSHH; translated from the exons ATGAGCAACAGTCACCCTCTGCGTCCACTGGCCTCCGTGTCGGAAATCGACCACATCCACCTGCTGTCGGAGCAGCTCGGAGCCCTGGTGCTCGGAGAGGAGTACAGCGATGTCACCTTCATCGTGGAGGGAAAGCGCTTCCCAGCGCACAGGGTCATCCTGGCAGCTCGCTGTCACTACTTCAG GGCCCTGCTATACGGTGGGATGAAAGAGTCACAACCGCAGGCGGAGGTGTGTTTGGAGGAGACTCGGGCTGAAGCCTTTTCAATGCTGTTGAACTACCTGTACACGGGCCGGGCCAGCCTCAGTTCTGCCCGGGAAGAGGTGCTACTGGACTTCCTGGGCTTGGCTCACCGCTACGGGCTCCAGCCTTTGGAGGATTCCACATCTGACTTCCTCCGCACCATCCTGCATACCAACAATGTCTGTCTGGTGTTTGACGTGGCCAGCTTGTACTCTCTGAGCGCGCTCACTGCAGCCTGCTGTACTTACATGGACAGACACGCACCTGAAGTGCTAAATTCTGAAGGTTTCCTCACGCTCTCCAAG AATGCTTTGCTGACTGTGGTCAGGAGGGACTCATTTGCTGCCAGTGAGAAGGAGATCTTCCAAGCGTTGTGCCGCTGGTGCCGGCAGCATGAGGATGGCGAGCACACTTACGAGGTGATGTCTGCAGTGCGGCTGCCCCTCATGACTCTGACCGAGATGCTGAATGTGGTGCGACCGTCTAGCCTCGTGAGCCCAGATGACCTGCTGGACGCCATTAAGGCCCGGTCTGAAAGCCGCAATATGGACCTCAACTACCGGGGAATGCTCA TCCCTGAGGAGAACATCGCCACCATGAAATACGGAGCTCAGGTAGTGAAAGGAGAGCTGAAGTCAGCGCTGCTCGACGGCGACACCCAGAACTACGACCTGGACCATGGCTTCTCCAGACACCCGATCGAAGAGGACGGCCGAGCTGGGATTCAGGTCAAACTGGGCCAACCGTCCATCATTAACCACATCCGCCTGCTGCTGTGGGACAGAGACAGCCG GTCTTACTCATACTACATCGAGGTGTCAATGGATGAGCTGGACTGGGTGCGTGTTGTTGACCACTCCAAGTATCTCTGCCGCTCGTGGCAGAATCTGTACTTCGCACCCCGGGTTTGCAG ATATGTTCGTATTGTAGGAACACACAACACGGTCAACAAGGTCTTCCACCTCGTGGCTTTTGAATGCATGTTCACCAACCGCTCGTTCACCCTGGAGAACGGGCTTGTGG TGCCCAGTGAGAATGTGGCCACTATAGCTGCCTGCGCTAGCGTCATCGAGGGTGTGAGTCGCAGCAGAAATGCCTTGCTCAACGGTGACACCCGCAACTACGACTGGGACTCGGGATACACTTGTCATCAGCTGGGCTCTGGGGCCATCGTCATCCAGCTAGCTCAGCCCTATTCTATCGGATCACTGAG gctgctgctgtgggACTGCGATGAGCGCTCCTACAGTTACTACATTGAAGTTTCCACCAACCAACAGCAGTGGACAAAAGTGATTGACCGCACCAGGGTAGCTTGTCG ATCATGGCAGACACTGAAGTTTGATAAGCAGCCTGCTTCCTTCATCCGTATTGTTGGGACTCATAACACCGCTAATGAG GTGTTCCACTGCGTGCACTTTGAGTGTCCGGCCCAGCTGGACACCGAGGTCAGTGAAGGCAGCCCGGGTTTGGATTCTTCTGATTCTGGAGCTACTacgcagcagcaacagcagcagcgacCTCAACGACCTTCACGCACACACAGCCTGCTGCCCACCCagccctcttcctcctcatcctcttcctcttcccatCATTAA
- the LOC106675865 gene encoding uncharacterized protein LOC106675865 yields MKLCFRDCDCHFCEKQEGERQTMTTQFKWIKFFSSVLLMLQVTAAAVEFIIRDEGEVTLSCENVTDDQDKCDRTTWLFSKSNTATITLFEHGEIHREAKNKSDRLSVTAKCSLVIKKLTAEDVGQYTCRRFNKSGQKEGSDSVAELSVVNLTEHKDDDTVTLNCSVSTYKKCKYTVKWLYGNKDLRMSQSACSASVIFTRFDHIYTSKSSEMLKCQVTHGGDVQEFIFRILSFDQETHENARWWMFIVVLLGLLALIISAVIAIRWKRAKGKKMETNENPELNLNPAVTPSAPGTIQESAAPEYLVPYASISYTNKTTSKTQVRDKNEGERVTYSTVKASSMDPSNLYDTIK; encoded by the exons ATGAAGCTCTGTTTCAGAGACTGTGACTGTCATTTTTGTGAAAAGCAGGAAGGAGAAAGACAGACAATGACGACTCAGTTCAAATGGATTAAATTCTTTTCATCAGTTTTACTAATGCTTCAAGTAACAG cagcagcagttgaGTTTATTATCAGGGATGAAGGTGAGGTCACTTTGTCATGTGAAAATGTGACAGATGATCAAGATAAATGTGACAGAACTACCTGGCTCTTCAGTAAATCAAACACAGCAACAATAACACTGTTTGAACACGGGGAGATTCACCGAGAGGCCAAAAATAAATCAGACAGACTGAGTGTTACAGCAAAATGTTCTCTGGTTATAAAGAAGCTCACAGCTGAGGATGTTGGTCAGTACACCTGCAGAAGGTTCAACAAATCGGGACAAAAAGAAGGTTCAGACTCTGTAGCTGAGCTGTCTGTTGTTAACC TAACTGAACATAAGGATGATGACACAGTGACATTAAACTGCTCTGTGTCCAcatataaaaaatgtaaatacactGTGAAGTGGCTCTATGGTAACAAAGACCTGAGGATGTCACAGTCTGCCTGCTCAGCCAGTGTGATCTTTACAAGATTTGATCACATTTACACATCCAAGAGTTCTGAGATGTTGAAGTGCCAAGTGACACATGGTGGAGACGTGCAGGAATTTATCTTCAGGATTCTATCATTTGATCAAGAAACACATGAGAATGCAA gATGGTGGATGTTTATTGTTGTACTGCTGGGGTTATTAGCACTGATAATAAGTGCTGTTATAGCCATCAGATGGAAGAGAGCTAAAG gaaaaaaaatggaGACTAATGAAAATCCT GAACTGAATTTAAACCCTGCAGTGACTCCGTCTGCTCCAGGAACCATTCAGGAATCT GCTGCACCTGAATACCTTGTTCCCTATGCCTCCATCAGCTACACCAACAAAACCACCAGTAAAACGCAG GTTCGAGACAAAAATGAAGGTGAGAGAGTTACGTACTCCACTGTGAAAGCTTCCTCCATGGATCCCAGCAACCTCTATGACACCATCAAGTAA